The Cryptococcus gattii WM276 chromosome B, complete sequence genome has a segment encoding these proteins:
- a CDS encoding type 1 protein phosphatase-activating protein YPI1 (Similar to TIGR gene model, INSD accession AAW41420.1) yields the protein MSLAQRSPPTRTSTATLTQTQTTPTDTPPQTVLQLRAGPSTERRVVWTEETVDNEGLGKKKSKICCIYHKPRAFDESSSDESSSDESSSETDRRPSRGSNDHRHRLKDDSNVEEEQSSESDGGAGDGRARLVHWLHVSARFADPPSFELDRCESHVDITILISATIRTMRISPTSTMYNRKELARARRHSFSKLLVDLAVHCRRIDDCNDLCKKCIVYVLK from the exons ATGTCCTTAGCACAACGCTCCCCGCCTACCCGCACATCAACCGCCACGCTCACTCAGACACAGACAACTCCCACAGACACTCCCCCTCAAACCGTCCTCCAACTCAGAGCAGGCCCCTCAACGGAGCGTCGTGTCGTGTGGACAGAAGAGACAGTCGATAATGAGGGTCTCGGAAAGAAAAAGTCCAAGA TCTGCTGCATTTATCACAAGCCACGGGCATTTGACGAATCGTCTTCAGATGAATCTTCATCGGATGAATCATCTTCAGAAACAGACCGCCGCCCTTCTAGAGGCAGTAACGACCACCGTCATAGACTAAAAGATGATTCGAAtgtggaagaggagcagAGCTCAGAATCGGACGGCGGAGCTGGCGATGGCCGTGCCAGGTTAGTACATTGGCTCCATGTTTCAGCACGATTTGCTGATCCTCCGTCGTTTGAGCTAGACCGTTGCGAAAGCCACGTCGACATCACCATTCTAATAAGTGCGACCATTCGGACCATGCGCATAAGCCCAACAAGTACGATGTACAACCGAAAGGAACtggcaagggcaaggagACATAGTTTTTCAAAACTTTTGGTCGATTTAGCTGTACACTGTAGAAGAATAGATGATTGTAATGACCTTTGTAAAAAATGCATTGTATACGTGTTGAAATGA
- a CDS encoding ATP-dependent DEAH-box family RNA helicase, putative; Prp16p (Similar to TIGR gene model, INSD accession AAW40877.1): MAKKKLSLKPQNRGFATTSLPKKSAPQSVPPPALSPPPPPPPAATFPSSPPPAADWEHEESAEEIALQSLVDSLQDKAEKEVTRIVKAIEYDRRLAASFPKLDINQAIRDTALELALEEEKAACQDHDQPPVVTFPSTSVSESEKGLLRYFIAYHVLQNLGFRQERIEQCLLQGIKEGEGWEEALEWLWLHLSEDECLQQGEYERTTEPSIVEHQESLVPSIEPDIESVAKPAESSKPIQAALQATGTSTEACAATHKSLFQSQNASDTESDSEADDEYHINEQWAKLQLELDTLRMASGEGKKGKKGKGNQVVIETPEIRRLKDKISRVEKEYMFTRKDANAILKVLKSQRDVAAIAAKFKGASMQNGSQTETDSPPENTQSDSITEEKTNLMDGSSDEEGDLFGGMLDEPTALPGIATETSASTRITVRSMPIPKQMSFAGTIPKNILKAALAKQTKQAVISYVNLSGASRAARAGLEIGWQGGGRRIWKMDDIACDDMVEAENYVSTLALSDLEAEKTVAGVNWRTMPPSYRELWEELKVKRKEREDESRRGTWKMIKGIWDKKAVESIAEKNDTSKSTTGNIPTEAPAKPAKEKENVVIQKLQDDFAKRKESSAYQAMLPQRNTLPIASFRDQIISTLDANQILVFSGETGCGKSTQLPSFILEDQLARGKPCKIVVTEPRRISAISLAQRVSQELGDAPGTVGTLSSLVGYSIRLESKTSANTRLSFVTNGIALRMLESGSSGSARGTAFDEVTHIIVDEVHERSIESDFLLIVLKNLCEARKDLKVVLMSATVDAEKISAFFGDCPFMSVPGRTFPVTVQFLEDAVELAGWHIDGSSPYAIRGRKFKPASQMVEWNEQGAKSDSDPEDEDEETTFNPAKLSSSKYSAQTVDTINILDSRLIPYDLIVLLLEKICFEAADYMPFSQATLVFMPGLAEIRKLNDMLLAHPKFGSTDFVVWPLHSSISSEGQSAVFKRPPEGVRKIVISTNIAETGVTIPDITCVIDTGKQREMRDSFRDSSNHTSQEATLNNVADELVVFRKALRSICSLRLDMTPRQLPEHPIPEMLRLSLQDLALRIKILKMPLGKTVESVLLQALDPPSSINIQRAIASLVEVKALTPNEEITPLGRLLSKLPMDVHLGKFLLVAAMLGCLDPALTIAATLNSKSPFVTPFGFELQARAAKQSFAIGNNDFFTIANVFASWRRASDNPHFVRTFCKKNFVSHQNLQQIEELRQQLLAYLVDTSFVDATPAQRQAISQGRFSRGVRTKFVPVPPELNVNGEDLKVVGAALVSGLYPKLLALDASGGMKTITNQQPVAIHPSSVNFKVRKSEFDSNYLAYFTIMHSKRLYAWETGPVDDTALALLCGDIADFKISSSSFILDRKIKYSLSPKASIAVKLIREQFYQVMSLRFKGKKLSDNQQRWFELGLKCLAAGLQDEEATKIGVI, encoded by the exons atggcgaagaagaagctctcCCTCAAGC CCCAGAACAGGGGCTTTGCGACCACCTCTCTCCCCAAAAAGTCAGCCCCGCAGTCTGTTCCTCCACCCGCActctcccctcctcctccgccgCCGCCAGCGGCGACCTTCCCGTCCTCCCCGCCACCTGCCGCGGACTGGGAGCACGAGGAAAGTGCAGAGGAAATCGCCCTCCAGAGCCTTGTCGACAGCCTGCAGGACAAGGCTGAGAAGGAAGTCACCCGCATAGTAAAG GCTATCGAATACGACCGTCGTTTGGCCGCCTCGTTCCCCAAGCTTGATATCAACCAGGCCATTCGAGATACCGCTCTTGAGTTGGCattggaggaagagaaagcAGCTTGCCAAG ATCACGATCAGCCTCCCGTCGTTACCTTTCCATCAACCTCTGTTTCAGAGTCGGAAAAAGGCCTGTTGCGATACTTTATTGCTTACCACGTCCTTCAAAACCTCGGCTTCCGACAAGAGAGGATTGAGCAATGCCTGCTACAAGGTATTAAAGAGGGAGAGGGCTGGGAAGAAGCTCTTGAATGG CTGTGGTTGCATCTCAGCGAGGATGAGTGTCTCCAACAAGGAGAGTATGAAAGAACAACCG AGCCCAGTATAGTTGAACATCAAGAGTCGCTCGTCCCCTCCATTGAACCGGACATTGAGTCTGTCGCTAAGCCTGCAGAGTCTTCCAAACCCATACAGGCGGCACTGCAGGCAACTGGCACCAGCACCGAAGCTTGCGCCGCGACCCACAAATCACTATTTCAAAGTCAAAACGCATCGGATACCGAGTCTGACTCTGAAGCTGACGACGAATACCACATCAACGAGCAATGGGCAAAATTGCAGTTGGAACTTGATACCCTTCGTATGGCGTCTGGAGAAGGCAAAAAAGGTaaaaagggaaagggtAATCAAGTCGTGATTGAAACACCGGAAATAAGAAGGCTCAAGGACAAGATCAGTCGAGTGGAAAAGGAGTACATGTTTACTCGCAAGGATGCGA ATGCCATACTCAAGGTTTTGAAAAGCCAAAGGGACGTCGCAGCTATCGCTGCCAAGTTCAAGGGCGCCTCCATGCAGAATGGCAGCCAAACCGAAACTGATTCTCCTCCGGAAAATACTCAAAGTGATTCGATTACAGAGGAAAAGACTAACCTTATGGATGGATCGTCTGACGAGGAGGGAGACCTTTTCGGTGGCATGCTGGACGAGCCCACTGCTCTCCCCGGCATCGCGACTGAAACATCAGCTTCAACACGTATTACAGTCCGCTCAATGCCCATCCCGAAACAAATGTCATTTGCTGGTACCATTCCGAAAAACATTCTCAAAGCAGCTCTGGCCAAACAGACAAAACAGGCCGTCATATCATATGTCAACTTGTCTGGTGCCAGTCGCGCCGCAAGGGCTGGCCTGGAAATTGGTTGGCAAGGAGGTGGAAGGAGAAtttggaagatggatgATATTGCGTGTGATGATATGGTCGAAGCGGAGAACTATGTGTCGACACTGGCGCTCTCGGATTTAGAAGCAGAAAAGACCGTTGCAGGAGTTAACTGGAGGACGATGCCGCCCTCATACAGAGAATTATGGGAGGAGctgaaggtgaagaggaaagaaagagaggatgagagTAGAAGGGGCACTTGGAAGATGATCAAGGGCATATGGGATAAGAAGGCCGTTGAATCAATTGCTGAGAAAAATGATACGTCAAAATCTACCACTGGCAACATTCCGACTGAAGCACCTGCGAAACCGGcaaaagagaaggaaaacGTCGTCATTCAAAAGCTTCAGGATGACTTTGCCAAGCGGAAAGAGTCATCAGCGTATCAGGCAATGCTTCCTCAGCGCAACACACTTCCGATTGCTTCATTTCGTGATCAGATCATTTCCACTTTGGATGCCAATCAGATCTTAGTGTTTAGTGGTGAGACTGGTTGCGGTAAATCTACTCAACTGCCATCCTTCATCTTGGAAGACCAACTGGCCAGGGGCAAGCCTTGTAAAATAGTTGTGACCGAGCCTCGACGTATCAGTGCCATTTCCTTGGCCCAACGAGTGTCGCAGGAACTGGGCGATGCTCCAGGTACGGTTGGCACCTTGTCCTCGCTCGTTGGCTACAGCATTCGTTTGGAATCAAAAACTTCGGCTAATACTCGTCTGTCATTCGTGACGAATGGTATTGCACTTCGTATGCTCGAATCCGGTTCTAGCGGTAGTGCCAGAGGTACAGCGTTTGACGAAGTCACACATATCATCGTGGATGAAGTGCATGAACGTTCAATCGAGTCAGACTTCCTGCTTATCGTCTTGAAGAACCTTTGTGAGGCAAGGAAAGATCTAAAGGTTGTTTTGATGTCGGCCACCGTAGACGCTGAGAAAATTTCGGCCTTTTTCGGAGATTGTCCCTTTATGTCTGTACCGGGAAGGACGTTCCCCGTTACGGTGCAATTCCTTGAAGACGCTGTTGAGCTTGCAGGATGGCATATCGACGGATCTTCTCCCTATGCTATTCGAGGCCGAAAATTCAAGCCAGCGAGTCAGATGGTGGAGTGGAACGAACAAGGGGCAAAATCTGATTCGGATCccgaagatgaagacgaagaaACAACATTCAACCCTGCAAAGCTATCGTCAAGCAAGTACTCTGCTCAGACAGTCGATACTATCAATATTCTGGACTCTCGATTAATTCCATATGATCTCATCGTCTTGCTGCTAGAGAAAATTTGCTTTGAAGCAGCCGATTATATGCCTTTTTCCCAGGCAACTCTAGTTTTCATGCCGGGCCTGGCGGAGATTAGAAAGCTGAACGACATGTTGCTCGCACATCCAAAATTTGGCAGTACAGATTTTGTGGTGTGGCCTTTGCATTCCAGTATCTCTTCCGAAGGGCAAAGTGCGGTATTCAAAAGGCCTCCGGAAGGAGTGAGGAAGATTGTAATCT CTACAAACATTGCAG AAACTGGTGTCACCATTCCAGATATCACATGTGTTATTGATACAGGAAAACAGCGTGAAATGCG CGACAGCTTTCGCGATTCGTCGAATCATACGTCGCAAGAAGCAACGCTAAACAACGTCGCGGACGAGCTGGTCGTGTTCAGGAAGGCCTTGCGTTCCATCTGTTCACTAAGGCTAGACATGACACCCAGGCAA CTTCCCGAGCATCCTATTCCCGAGATGCTCAGGCTTTCTCTCCAAGACCTTGCTCTTCGTATCAAGATCCTCAAAATGCCTCTCGGCAAGACTGTTGAATCTGTCCTGTTGCAGGCGCTCGATCCCCCTTCGTCGATCAATATCCAGCGTGCTATCGCTTCTCTAGTTGAGGTCAAGGCCCTCACGCCAAATGAAGAGATTACACCCTTAGGACGGCTGCTTTCCAAACTTCCCATGGATGTTCATCTCGGAAAGTTCCTACTTGTGGCCGCTATGCTTGGCTGCCTGGACCCGGCCTTGACTATTGCAGCAACGTTAAACTCCAAAAGTCCATTTGTGACTCCATTTGGTTTTGAGTTACAGGCCCGAGCTGCTAAGCAGAGTTTCGCCATTG GAAATAACGACTTTTTCACTATTGCAAACGTCTTTGCAAGCTGGAGAAGAGCTTCTGATAATCCCCACTTTGTGAGGACGTTTTGTAAGAAAAACTTTGTATCTCATCAG AATTTGCAGCAAATCGAAGAGCTCAGGCAGCAACTGCTTGC ATATCTCGTTGATACATCCTTTGTCGATGCTACGCCTGCTCAAAGACAAGCGATCAGTCA GGGCCGCTTCTCTCGTGGCGTGCGTACCAAATTTGTTCCTGTGCCTCCAGAATTGAACGTCAATGGGGAGGATTTGAAAGTGGTTGGAGCGGCCCTCGTCTCTGGTCTGTATCCCAAGCTACTAGCTCTCGATGCTTCTGGTGGCATGAAGACCATAACAAACCAGCAACCGGTCGCAATT CACCCAAGTTCTGTCAACTTCAAAGTTCGCAAGAGCGAGTTTGATTCAAATTATCTGGCATATTTTACCATCATGCACTCCAAGAGATTGTACGCCTGGGAAACGGGACCTGTGGACGACACGGCGTTGGCGTTGCTATGTGGTGATATTGCAGACTTCAAG ATatcgtcatcttcattcATTCTTGATAGGAAGATCAAGTACAGCTTGTCGCCCAAGGCGTCTATCGCTGTCAAACTGATTCGAGAACAATTTTATCAGGTAATGTCATTGCGCTTTAAGGGAAAGAAACTGTCAGACAACCAGCAAAGATGGTTTGAGCTTGGTCTCAAGTGTCTCGCAGCTGGACTGCAAGACGAGGAGGCGACCAAGATTGGTGTGATATAG